In one Amaranthus tricolor cultivar Red isolate AtriRed21 chromosome 8, ASM2621246v1, whole genome shotgun sequence genomic region, the following are encoded:
- the LOC130821510 gene encoding uncharacterized protein LOC130821510, with protein sequence MSTSFAKMMGNYQLYTQKLNVCHPSRVLSFQKWEPPSTGWVKINFDAHIGTNRRRGLGVLVRDNYGKVLLTGTRCVEPNWSVRISEAAAALFALDIARRMGHGYVHFEGNSLTVINAISDKERGSTHIYLFLDKIANSISCFASFTCSFVRRLGNTVAHLIAR encoded by the coding sequence ATGTCGACTTCTTTTGCAAAAATGATGGGGAATTATCAACTATACACACAGAAGCTTAATGTTTGCCATCCCTCACGGGTGCTTTCCTTCCAAAAGTGGGAACCGCCAAGTACAGGCTGGGTTAAGATCAACTTCGATGCTCATATAGGGACGAATAGGCGAAGAGGCTTAGGTGTGCTTGTTCGAGATAATTATGGTAAGGTTTTACTCACCGGAACTCGATGCGTGGAACCGAATTGGAGTGTTCGTATTTCAGAGGCTGCAGCTGCTTTGTTCGCTTTAGATATTGCAAGAAGGATGGGACATGGTTATGTCCATTTTGAAGGCAACTCGTTGACAGTGATCAATGCAATTTCAGATAAGGAAAGGGGATCAACTCACATTTACTTGTTCTTAGATAAAATTGCCAATTCTATATCATGTTTTGCTAGTTTTACTTGTAGCTTTGTTCGTAGGCTTGGAAATACCGTTGCTCATTTGATAGCTAGGTGA